From Deinococcus aquaticus, one genomic window encodes:
- the rplQ gene encoding 50S ribosomal protein L17, whose amino-acid sequence MRHGKSGRKLNRNSSSRTALARAQATALLREGRIQTTLTKAKELRPYVEKLITTAKGGDLHARRLVARDIHDNDVLRKVMDEVAPKYAERPGGYTRILRVGTRRGDGVTMALIELV is encoded by the coding sequence ATGCGTCACGGTAAATCCGGTCGCAAGCTCAACCGCAACAGCAGTAGCCGCACCGCCCTGGCCCGCGCCCAGGCGACGGCACTGCTGCGTGAAGGTCGCATCCAGACGACCCTCACCAAGGCCAAGGAGCTTCGCCCCTACGTCGAGAAACTGATCACCACCGCCAAGGGCGGCGACCTGCACGCCCGCCGTCTGGTCGCCCGCGACATCCACGACAACGACGTTCTGCGTAAAGTCATGGACGAAGTGGCCCCCAAGTACGCCGAGCGTCCCGGTGGCTACACCCGCATCCTGCGCGTCGGCACCCGCCGCGGTGACGGCGTCACCATGGCCCTGATCGAACTCGTCTGA
- a CDS encoding DNA-directed RNA polymerase subunit alpha — MDQKRPQLKARVDGDYGEFVLEPLTRGYGVTIGNPIRRILMSSIPGTAVTSVYIEDVLHEFSTIPGVKEDVIQMILNLKELVVKFHASGPKTLTLRAQGEGVVRASAFEVPSDAEIVNPDLVIANLAEDGKLVMEVRVEEGEGYVPADKHATKDRINSIPVDAVFSPVRRVAYHVENTRVGQQTDLDRLILRVWTDGSVGPQDTLDKAVEILRDELTVFGNVEALPAVTPEYQQPVYTPAPAAPNVYDLPPQTSSLNLNPGDYPAEMESPRVTLEGLGLTTRVLHSLKEEGIDSVDALCALSDRDLKKVPGIGERSLDEIKQQLAQFGLALRD; from the coding sequence GTGGATCAAAAGCGCCCTCAACTCAAGGCCCGCGTGGACGGCGATTACGGCGAGTTCGTCCTGGAACCGCTCACGCGCGGTTACGGCGTCACCATCGGGAACCCCATCCGGCGCATCCTGATGTCCTCGATCCCCGGTACCGCTGTCACCAGCGTGTACATCGAGGACGTCCTGCACGAGTTCTCCACGATTCCTGGCGTTAAGGAAGACGTGATTCAGATGATCCTGAACCTCAAGGAGCTCGTCGTGAAATTCCACGCGAGCGGCCCCAAGACCCTCACCCTGCGTGCGCAGGGCGAAGGGGTCGTGCGGGCCAGCGCCTTCGAGGTCCCCAGCGACGCTGAAATCGTCAACCCTGACCTGGTGATTGCCAACCTCGCAGAGGACGGCAAACTGGTCATGGAAGTGCGCGTCGAGGAAGGCGAAGGTTACGTTCCCGCCGACAAGCACGCCACCAAGGACCGCATCAACTCGATCCCGGTGGACGCCGTGTTCTCCCCGGTGCGCCGCGTGGCGTACCACGTGGAAAACACCCGCGTCGGTCAGCAGACCGACCTGGACCGCCTGATTCTGCGCGTCTGGACCGACGGTAGCGTCGGACCCCAGGACACGCTGGACAAGGCCGTGGAAATCCTCCGTGACGAACTCACGGTGTTCGGCAACGTCGAGGCCCTCCCGGCCGTGACGCCCGAGTACCAGCAGCCCGTCTACACGCCCGCTCCCGCAGCGCCCAACGTGTACGACCTGCCCCCCCAGACCTCCTCGCTGAACCTGAACCCCGGCGATTACCCCGCCGAGATGGAGTCACCCCGCGTGACCCTCGAAGGTCTGGGTCTCACCACCCGCGTGCTGCACTCCCTCAAGGAAGAAGGCATCGACAGCGTGGACGCCCTGTGCGCCCTCTCCGACCGCGACCTGAAAAAGGTCCCCGGTATCGGCGAGCGCAGCCTGGACGAAATCAAGCAGCAACTCGCCCAGTTCGGCCTCGCCCTGCGCGACTGA
- the rpsD gene encoding 30S ribosomal protein S4: MGRFRGSITKQSRREGINLAETEKVQKYLDRRPYAPGQHGQRRGRGRPSDYSVRLREKQKLARLYGMGEKQFRNLFEEAANVPGVTGTVFLQLLERRLDNVVFRMGFASTRRQARQFVGHGHIMVNGKKVDIASYRVKIGDEITVSELGRKIGFIQENMEAQKRRRVSPWVELDAENFKGTFSRLPAREDLALPINENFIIEYYSR, encoded by the coding sequence ATGGGTCGTTTCCGTGGTTCCATCACCAAACAGAGCCGCCGCGAAGGCATCAACCTCGCGGAGACTGAAAAAGTCCAGAAGTATCTGGACCGCCGTCCCTACGCGCCCGGCCAGCACGGCCAGCGCCGTGGCCGTGGTCGCCCCAGCGACTACAGCGTCCGACTGCGTGAAAAGCAGAAACTCGCCCGCCTGTACGGCATGGGCGAGAAACAGTTCCGTAACCTCTTCGAGGAAGCGGCCAACGTTCCCGGCGTGACCGGCACCGTGTTCCTGCAGCTGCTCGAACGCCGCCTGGACAACGTCGTCTTCCGTATGGGCTTCGCCAGCACCCGCCGGCAGGCCCGTCAGTTCGTCGGCCACGGTCACATCATGGTCAACGGCAAGAAGGTCGACATCGCCAGCTACCGCGTCAAGATCGGTGACGAGATCACCGTCTCCGAACTCGGCCGCAAGATCGGCTTCATCCAGGAAAACATGGAAGCGCAGAAGCGCCGCCGCGTGAGCCCCTGGGTCGAACTGGACGCCGAGAACTTCAAGGGCACCTTCTCCCGCCTCCCCGCGCGTGAAGACCTCGCCCTGCCGATCAACGAGAACTTCATCATCGAGTACTACTCGCGCTAA
- the rpsK gene encoding 30S ribosomal protein S11, whose translation MAKSTKGKTPRRARRNISAGRAYVHASYNNTIVTITDLDGNSVAWSSGGTIGYKGSKKGTPYAAQLAAADAVKKAQQTFGMNIVDVIVRGSGSGREQAIRAIQASGIEVKSIMDDTPVPHNGCRPKKKFRA comes from the coding sequence ATGGCGAAATCCACCAAAGGCAAGACCCCGCGCCGCGCCCGGCGCAACATCAGCGCTGGCCGCGCGTACGTGCACGCCAGCTACAACAACACCATCGTCACCATCACTGACCTTGACGGCAACAGCGTTGCCTGGAGCAGTGGCGGCACGATCGGCTACAAAGGCAGCAAGAAGGGCACGCCCTACGCTGCCCAGCTGGCCGCCGCCGACGCGGTGAAGAAAGCGCAGCAGACCTTCGGCATGAACATCGTCGACGTGATCGTGCGCGGCAGCGGCTCCGGCCGCGAGCAGGCTATCCGCGCCATCCAGGCCAGCGGGATCGAAGTGAAGTCCATCATGGATGACACCCCCGTGCCCCACAACGGCTGCCGCCCCAAGAAGAAGTTCCGCGCCTAA
- the rpsM gene encoding 30S ribosomal protein S13: MARIAGVDLPREKRVEIALTYIYGIGLTRSKEILATTGINPDTRVKTLSEAEQSTLREAIEKTYKVEGDLRNEVGQNIKRLMDIGAYRGLRHRRGLPVRGQRTKTNARTRKGPRKTVAGKKKATRK, translated from the coding sequence CCCGCGAAAAGCGCGTCGAAATCGCGCTCACCTACATCTACGGCATTGGCCTGACCCGCTCCAAGGAAATCCTGGCGACCACCGGCATCAACCCGGACACCCGCGTCAAGACCCTCAGCGAAGCGGAGCAGAGCACCCTGCGTGAAGCCATCGAGAAGACCTACAAGGTCGAAGGTGACCTCCGCAACGAAGTCGGTCAGAACATCAAGCGTCTGATGGACATCGGTGCCTACCGTGGCCTGCGTCACCGCCGCGGCCTGCCCGTGCGCGGCCAGCGCACCAAGACGAACGCCCGTACCCGCAAGGGGCCGCGCAAGACCGTCGCCGGTAAGAAGAAAGCGACGAGGAAGTAA